A region of Streptomyces sp. TG1A-60 DNA encodes the following proteins:
- a CDS encoding ATP-binding protein: MNGHFPSFLLGALPAQYRICLTVGEHSAHHIRRIVRSYLDEWEMAELTDAVELGVTELLANVVRHVPDRRCTLLLLRAAAGVRVEVADGSARLPSPREDLPPDSEGGRGLLLLDAVAHKWGVGPRLAGGKTVWFECRRG; this comes from the coding sequence GTGAACGGACACTTTCCGTCCTTCCTTCTGGGCGCCCTGCCCGCCCAGTACCGGATCTGCCTCACCGTCGGCGAGCACTCCGCGCATCACATCCGCCGTATCGTCCGCTCGTATCTGGACGAGTGGGAGATGGCGGAGCTGACCGACGCGGTCGAGCTGGGCGTGACCGAGCTGCTCGCCAACGTCGTACGGCATGTGCCGGACCGGCGGTGCACCCTGCTGTTGCTGCGCGCGGCGGCCGGGGTGAGGGTGGAGGTCGCGGACGGGTCGGCCCGACTGCCCTCCCCGCGGGAGGACCTGCCGCCGGACTCCGAAGGGGGGCGCGGGCTGCTGCTGTTGGACGCGGTGGCCCACAAGTGGGGCGTCGGGCCCCGGCTCGCCGGAGGCAAGACCGTGTGGTTCGAGTGCCGTCGCGGCTGA
- a CDS encoding patatin-like phospholipase family protein — MTKSRHAPDTFTDTVPSAAPNGVSPWAVDSPAVGTGLTARPCGDLLRPAPPPPATATPLALALSGGGFRATLSALGFVRLLADTGLLPHLRYSSSVSGGSIANGCLARAWPALRERDFTAQAVDELVITPLVDRVSARSLKRTLLRDVWRTLGPTTRTDLLAGRLDDWFFGQTELEHLDPQVRWIVNAANLTTGVRFTFERDVYGDYTIGLAPTAGTGLRLSRAVSASAAVPGAFPPVVLDRGPFPCATHRPALLDGGTYDNTGLEALDSDTYRHTFLCVLNAGGLLRPGMYGRIPVIRDLARANSLLYRQSTALRTRAMVERFRRGARRGFLVQLSTDFPLADPVLHRWRATFPEHRTHDGRDLALVPTVFDRLAPSLCRALVHRGWWLGGAGLAAYHPELLPADLTRLRPPER, encoded by the coding sequence ATGACCAAGTCCCGCCACGCACCGGACACGTTCACGGACACCGTCCCGTCCGCCGCCCCGAACGGCGTGTCGCCGTGGGCCGTCGACTCCCCCGCAGTCGGCACCGGCCTGACCGCCCGCCCCTGCGGCGACCTCCTCCGCCCGGCCCCACCACCACCCGCCACGGCCACCCCCCTCGCCCTCGCCCTCTCCGGCGGAGGCTTCCGCGCCACGCTCTCCGCGCTGGGCTTCGTCCGTCTGCTGGCCGACACCGGGCTCCTCCCCCACCTGCGCTACTCCTCCTCCGTGTCCGGGGGTTCGATAGCCAACGGCTGCCTGGCCCGCGCCTGGCCGGCCCTGCGCGAGCGGGACTTCACCGCGCAGGCGGTGGACGAGCTGGTGATCACGCCCCTCGTCGACCGGGTCTCCGCCCGCTCCCTCAAGCGGACGCTCCTGCGGGACGTCTGGCGCACCCTCGGCCCGACCACCCGCACGGACCTGCTGGCCGGACGGCTCGACGACTGGTTCTTCGGACAGACCGAGCTGGAACACCTGGACCCTCAGGTCCGCTGGATCGTCAACGCCGCCAACCTGACCACCGGCGTCCGCTTCACCTTCGAACGCGACGTGTACGGCGACTACACGATCGGTCTCGCCCCCACGGCCGGTACGGGCCTACGCCTCAGCCGCGCCGTCTCGGCCTCGGCGGCGGTCCCCGGCGCCTTCCCGCCCGTGGTCCTCGACCGTGGACCCTTCCCCTGCGCCACCCACCGCCCGGCCCTCCTGGACGGCGGCACCTACGACAACACCGGCCTGGAGGCCCTGGACAGCGACACCTACCGGCACACGTTCCTGTGCGTCCTCAACGCCGGGGGCCTGCTCCGCCCCGGCATGTACGGCCGCATCCCGGTGATCCGCGACCTGGCGAGAGCCAACTCCCTCCTCTACCGCCAGAGCACCGCGCTGCGCACCCGGGCCATGGTCGAACGCTTCCGGCGCGGCGCCCGCCGGGGCTTCCTGGTCCAGCTGTCCACGGACTTCCCGCTCGCGGACCCGGTTCTGCACCGCTGGCGGGCGACCTTCCCCGAGCACCGCACCCACGACGGCCGCGATCTCGCCCTGGTCCCGACGGTGTTCGACCGTCTCGCGCCGTCCCTGTGCCGAGCACTCGTCCACCGGGGCTGGTGGCTCGGCGGCGCCGGCCTCGCCGCCTACCATCCCGAACTGCTCCCGGCCGACCTGACGCGGCTCCGCCCGCCGGAGCGGTGA
- a CDS encoding MBL fold metallo-hydrolase, with translation MLTFDFLDARHGDCFLVRWDTHDEQDTQDEPEPPDEPDTQDERERPGEQRTHDERRPTGERVMLVDGGPAGVYTSTLRGRLRRLADEESRDGLAPPHLDVVCLSHVDDDHAGGLLRLFRDMRRAQQDGDALPYAVDALWFNSVEELVDQRAPGLSASVHPLLERAAASDSAVTASYNQGRDLRDAAGALRLDGNSPFLGPLTEGAEATLHDLDVTVVAPDEAALARLEKKWREARRRGDPKIISAAYTDGSVQNLSSIVLLLRHEDGTALLTGDARGDHVLAGLRALDLLDDSAPLHLDLLKLPHHGSDRNVEPDFFEWIHADHYVISADGVRHHHPDEETLRRLVESRAPDDTYVIHLTNHIPFAEEALEELRADRAFEVDVRGPTDQALVIAIGDRP, from the coding sequence ATGTTGACCTTCGACTTCCTCGACGCCCGCCACGGCGACTGCTTCCTCGTCCGCTGGGACACGCACGACGAGCAGGACACGCAGGACGAGCCGGAACCGCCCGACGAGCCGGACACGCAGGACGAGCGGGAACGGCCCGGCGAGCAGCGTACGCACGACGAGCGGCGCCCGACCGGCGAGCGGGTCATGCTCGTCGACGGCGGCCCGGCCGGCGTCTACACGTCCACGCTCCGGGGCCGACTGCGCCGACTCGCCGACGAGGAGAGCCGCGACGGCCTCGCGCCGCCCCACCTCGACGTCGTCTGCCTCTCCCACGTCGACGACGACCACGCCGGCGGACTTCTGCGGCTCTTCCGCGACATGCGCCGGGCCCAGCAGGACGGGGACGCCCTGCCGTACGCGGTCGACGCCCTGTGGTTCAACTCCGTGGAGGAACTGGTCGACCAGCGGGCCCCCGGCCTCAGCGCCTCCGTCCACCCGCTCCTCGAACGCGCCGCCGCCTCCGACTCGGCGGTCACCGCCAGCTACAACCAGGGCCGGGACCTCCGCGACGCGGCCGGCGCCCTGCGCCTGGACGGCAACTCCCCCTTCCTCGGCCCCCTCACCGAGGGCGCCGAGGCGACCCTCCACGACCTGGACGTCACGGTCGTCGCGCCGGACGAGGCCGCGCTGGCCCGGTTGGAGAAGAAGTGGCGCGAGGCGAGGCGGCGCGGCGACCCGAAGATCATCTCGGCGGCGTACACGGACGGTTCGGTGCAGAACCTCTCCAGCATCGTGCTGCTCCTGCGCCACGAGGACGGGACCGCCCTGCTCACCGGCGACGCACGGGGCGACCACGTCCTGGCCGGCCTGCGCGCCCTCGACCTGCTCGACGACTCCGCCCCGCTCCACCTCGACCTGCTGAAGCTGCCGCACCACGGCAGCGACCGCAACGTGGAACCCGACTTCTTCGAGTGGATCCACGCCGACCACTACGTCATCTCGGCCGACGGCGTCCGCCACCACCACCCCGACGAGGAGACCCTGCGCCGGCTCGTCGAGTCCCGCGCACCCGACGACACGTACGTCATCCACCTCACCAACCACATCCCCTTCGCCGAGGAGGCGCTGGAGGAACTGCGCGCGGACCGTGCCTTCGAGGTCGACGTCAGAGGCCCCACCGACCAGGCACTCGTCATCGCGATCGGAGACCGGCCATGA
- a CDS encoding S8 family serine peptidase, whose protein sequence is MDRADLLAVFYGEGPVPVLWATGCPVHFDVWLAFAQPPSPYRPPPSTSEPPSTPSRPPPSPSEAPSSPSEPPPSPYRQDLILSVREEHGVERALERLQRLRLTRECRPVAAGSFVAVRMTLEELVRALLPLTSLAGVVRVAHELAVESGAEGMEAALHGHIRAPATSEIHDSMQRRQERGRQLTWFLNLLRRVVADSHPGERDVTGVLVRMLAAAVPDTHPVRGPHTPVGRVVDRRQKYPVVSVTTNRRATRAVVRSRRTIKADAAEQVFSVDSASIGWAVVDSGIDARHSAFHEWDTGVSPPRRLETRIARSFDFTCVREKLPDDALINGLVNWSAALPSVETASDPGPPSPGRPDPYVPPGDQHGTHIAGIIGGWWPELEFRGICPRVRLYDFRVLDDDGEGDEFSIVTALQAVRHINEQAGRFVIAGVNISLSVPHDVAAHSTGWTPVCVECDRLTRSGVVVVTAAGNSGFTGTARTLGTGYHDISISDPGNAESVITVGSTHRSNPHRHGVSYFSGRGPTGDGRRKPDLVAPGEDIDGPIPGEGIAAMHGTSQAAAHVSGAAAMLLARYRELLGRPERVKQILCATATDLDRERDFQGHGLVDVLRAMQSV, encoded by the coding sequence ATGGACCGAGCGGACCTCTTGGCGGTGTTCTACGGGGAGGGGCCCGTCCCGGTGTTGTGGGCGACGGGCTGTCCCGTGCACTTCGACGTGTGGCTGGCGTTCGCGCAGCCGCCGTCGCCGTACCGGCCGCCGCCGTCGACTTCAGAGCCGCCGTCAACGCCGTCCCGGCCGCCGCCGTCGCCTTCAGAAGCGCCGTCATCGCCTTCAGAGCCACCGCCGTCGCCGTACCGGCAGGACCTGATCCTCTCCGTCCGTGAGGAGCACGGGGTCGAGCGGGCCCTCGAACGTCTTCAGCGGCTGCGGCTGACGCGGGAGTGCCGGCCGGTCGCGGCCGGGAGCTTCGTGGCGGTGCGGATGACGCTGGAGGAACTGGTCAGGGCCCTGCTGCCGCTGACGAGTCTCGCCGGGGTGGTGCGGGTCGCCCATGAACTCGCCGTGGAGAGCGGCGCGGAGGGGATGGAGGCGGCTCTGCACGGGCACATCCGTGCTCCGGCGACCAGCGAGATCCACGACAGCATGCAGCGCCGTCAGGAACGCGGCCGTCAGCTGACCTGGTTCCTGAACCTGCTGCGCCGGGTCGTGGCGGACTCCCACCCCGGCGAACGGGACGTGACCGGCGTACTCGTCCGCATGCTGGCCGCCGCCGTCCCGGACACGCACCCGGTGCGCGGCCCCCACACCCCCGTCGGCCGTGTCGTGGACCGGCGGCAGAAGTACCCCGTCGTCTCCGTGACGACGAACCGCCGGGCGACCCGCGCGGTCGTACGGTCCCGGCGGACGATCAAGGCGGACGCCGCCGAGCAGGTGTTCTCGGTGGACAGCGCCTCCATCGGCTGGGCGGTGGTCGACAGCGGGATCGACGCACGCCACTCGGCGTTCCACGAGTGGGACACCGGCGTCTCGCCGCCTCGGCGGCTGGAGACGCGTATCGCCCGGTCGTTCGACTTCACGTGCGTGCGGGAGAAACTGCCCGACGACGCGCTGATCAACGGGCTGGTGAACTGGTCGGCCGCCCTGCCGTCCGTCGAGACCGCGTCGGACCCCGGGCCGCCCTCGCCGGGACGGCCGGACCCCTACGTACCGCCCGGCGACCAGCACGGTACGCACATCGCCGGGATCATCGGCGGGTGGTGGCCGGAGCTGGAGTTCCGGGGCATCTGTCCGCGCGTCCGGCTGTACGACTTCCGGGTCCTGGACGACGACGGGGAGGGCGACGAGTTCTCCATCGTCACCGCGCTCCAGGCGGTCCGGCACATCAACGAGCAGGCCGGCCGGTTCGTCATCGCCGGGGTCAACATCAGCCTGTCGGTGCCGCACGACGTCGCCGCCCACTCCACTGGGTGGACACCGGTGTGCGTCGAGTGCGACCGGCTGACACGGTCGGGCGTGGTGGTCGTGACCGCCGCCGGGAACTCCGGGTTCACCGGGACCGCGCGCACCCTGGGCACCGGCTACCACGACATCAGCATCTCGGACCCCGGCAACGCGGAGTCGGTCATCACCGTCGGCTCCACCCACCGCAGCAATCCGCACCGCCACGGCGTCAGTTACTTCTCCGGCCGTGGCCCCACCGGCGACGGGCGGCGCAAGCCCGACCTGGTGGCGCCGGGGGAGGACATCGACGGACCGATCCCCGGCGAGGGCATCGCCGCCATGCACGGCACCAGCCAGGCGGCGGCACATGTCAGCGGGGCCGCGGCCATGCTGCTGGCCCGCTACCGCGAGTTGCTCGGCCGCCCCGAGCGCGTGAAGCAGATCCTGTGCGCGACGGCGACCGACCTCGACCGTGAACGCGACTTCCAGGGCCATGGGCTCGTCGACGTGCTGCGTGCCATGCAGTCCGTGTGA
- a CDS encoding transglycosylase SLT domain-containing protein, whose product MPATAVSPKRRFPVSLTLLRRIASPKKALAGAAVAAATAGTLLGAAPAQAASEASQAQAVAKKMVGDPVQYSCFAKIVDRESDWDVNARNASSGAYGLVQALPGSKMASAGSDWKTNAATQIKWGVDYMKDRYGSPCGAWNFWQANHWY is encoded by the coding sequence ATGCCCGCGACGGCCGTGTCCCCGAAGAGAAGGTTCCCCGTGTCCCTCACCCTCCTGCGCCGCATCGCCTCCCCGAAGAAGGCCCTCGCCGGTGCCGCCGTGGCCGCCGCCACCGCCGGTACGCTGCTCGGCGCCGCGCCCGCCCAGGCCGCGTCGGAGGCATCTCAGGCCCAGGCTGTCGCGAAGAAGATGGTCGGGGACCCGGTCCAGTACAGCTGCTTCGCCAAGATCGTGGACCGCGAGAGCGACTGGGACGTCAACGCGAGGAACGCGTCCTCCGGCGCCTACGGCCTGGTCCAGGCGCTCCCCGGCTCGAAGATGGCCTCCGCCGGCTCCGACTGGAAGACCAACGCCGCCACGCAGATCAAGTGGGGCGTGGACTACATGAAGGACCGCTACGGCAGCCCCTGTGGCGCGTGGAACTTCTGGCAGGCCAACCACTGGTACTGA
- a CDS encoding response regulator transcription factor, whose amino-acid sequence MSTNAPVSVVVVDDHPAILAGVEAWYAASRRPITVVAAGGSVGEAWTAPGSTADVVILDLQLGEGAPAFGSLRRLVDAGRQVVVYSMRDDEKTALSCLDLGAATFLTKSEGRQHLVEATLAAADERPYMPPALAGALGTNARADRPQLSAREENVLIEWFQSESKELVAQRLGISVRTVNSYLDRVRIKYANVGRPARTKASLVARAVQDGLVDVDDL is encoded by the coding sequence ATGAGCACCAACGCACCAGTCAGCGTGGTCGTCGTCGACGACCATCCCGCCATCCTCGCGGGCGTAGAGGCGTGGTACGCCGCATCGCGGCGACCCATCACCGTGGTCGCGGCCGGCGGCTCCGTAGGGGAAGCCTGGACCGCGCCGGGCAGCACGGCCGATGTCGTCATCCTGGATCTGCAACTGGGCGAGGGCGCCCCCGCCTTCGGCAGCCTTCGAAGACTCGTCGACGCCGGGCGGCAGGTGGTCGTCTATTCGATGCGGGATGACGAGAAGACAGCGCTCAGCTGCCTTGACCTGGGAGCCGCGACCTTTCTGACCAAGAGCGAGGGCCGACAACACCTTGTCGAGGCGACGCTGGCAGCAGCCGATGAGCGGCCCTACATGCCGCCCGCGCTGGCCGGCGCGCTGGGAACGAACGCCCGCGCCGACCGCCCCCAGCTCTCCGCGCGCGAGGAGAACGTGCTCATCGAATGGTTCCAGTCGGAGTCGAAGGAGCTGGTCGCGCAGCGTCTCGGCATCTCCGTACGGACGGTCAACTCGTATCTGGACCGCGTGCGGATCAAGTACGCGAACGTCGGCCGCCCCGCGCGGACGAAGGCCAGCCTGGTGGCCCGCGCCGTCCAGGACGGGCTGGTCGACGTGGACGACCTCTGA